GACAGCCATCTGTGGATTAGTATGCCTCTATTAGTCAACTGATTCAGGCAATTCACATTTATTTCCTGCATTTTCCTTGATGACTGCTTTATTTGAGGTTTATCAGCCGACTGTCCTTAATTGAATCCATCAGATCACAATTTGTTTAttttgattcctctaacaattgATCCATTCAACTTGCATCTGTCGATTGAGTCCACTAACCAAACAGAATTACATTAAGTTTCTGAGTCAACTCTCCAATTGAATTGGCTATTATCATAGGCAATCAGTTGACTGCTAATGTCGACCACCCATCTAATGATTGACTCCACAAAGCTACCCTCGCTCAAGTATAATTGCTCTCAACTCACCAACTTGCTACGATGCCTTCTCCAATCAAGCTTCTCAAACCTTCTGGTACCATCTTTCTCACTGACTTATGTCGTCTGTCTCCAATAATCTCTCTCTAAATTTCTCATTCCTTTCTTCTATTTCATCTTTCTAATTCCACTTTTTTACTTTGCTTCAAAATCACATCACTATCGATATTCCTCTTCTTATGATACTTTGGATATTTCATACTATCGCTCTTCAATCTTATACAAATCTTGAACATTCGAGACAAAGTCAAATTTTCTCTAGATGTATATTCATAATTTCCTAAGCACTCAAAcacacaaatcaaatataaatataagatctaatttaaattttttatttaaatatcaaAATCTATAATCAAATACAAATAACGTTTGGTTTGAGATATTAACGTTTTCTCTTGCTTTCTCATAGGGAAATATAGTTCACTttctataatttaatatttatattcAACTTATGAGATATTAAGTTTCTGAATTTCAGAGAAATTTATAGCCCAAAAATAATATACTCCAGTCTTCCTCCACTCTCCTTCACCTACCCTTTTCTTTTAATTGTAGTCAAAGTCAAAGTTGATCATAACCTTCTCAccaaaataaactaaattaaacaaacaaacaaacaaacaaatgacaAATTAAGTCAAAGTCTAAGTCTTCAACATAACCAACTTCCTCTCACATTCCTTTATTTTACTCCATGAATCAAAAATATCTCTcctttaattttccttttacgTCTAATTTAGACTCAAAATTAACTTAATGTCTGAGATATTATCATATGAGATCCTAGGATCGAAATTCGACATATCTAAATATGTCTTTCTCATATCTTGACCATCTATACTAATGATTACTAGTCTCCCATGATTTATCTCTTTCGTATTGATCTAAGAATGAATTGACGGGATACTAAGACGAACTAATCACCTTTTTATCACATAATTCATCGACAGATTCATTTTAGTCAAAATTGAACGGACCGAAGATTTCCTTAGCTCTCTTGTTACCGTGAGTTGTTCCATAGATGGCCACCTAATTAATTGTTTTctctttattttgtttttcttttctgagAATCCTTGAAATGATCCATCTCTCTATTATCCATCCTTTGAAATAAACGAACATAAGAAAAAGCTAAAAACACTTCTACCTCCATGTAAGACTAACCGTTGACCGACATCAAGTTACAGCCATAATGTAACAACAGAAATACACATTTCGATTATAATAAGATGACTTTTTAACTTGTCTATAAATCAAGTTCCCAATCGACTCATTGTGTCAGAGTGCAAGAGCAGCCAACCACCTAATCGAAATGCGCTTTCATTGTGACATGTACGATGCGGTGCCGAAACCCATAgtgctcttcttcctctaccTCGGCTACCTTAGGTTCTCCGCCTTAGTGgttctccatttccttggcctTTACTCTTCGTCCGAACCGATCATCTCCCCGTGGGAAGAGCATGAGTTTTACTTCCTCGACGACAACGATGCCGCTGCCAGAGACTCACCGCCGATGTCGAAGCTTGTGCCGGCCAGCCCTCTCAAGATCAAGAGGCAGCTGAGAGTGGTTGAATTCGGTAGCCTAGGATGGAGGAGCCACGTGGACGAGGACAACGAACCCACGTGTGTCATTTGCCTAGGCAACTTGGCGGCGCAGGACAAGGTCCGGAAGCTCCAGAACGGTACCCATGGATTCCACGTGGAGTGCATCGATAGGTGGGTCGATGCGGGTCAGGCGAGTTGCCCTCTGTGCCGGGCAGACCTGCTGCCCGCAAAGGAGGATGACAAGTGGCGAAGTTTCCTCGGCCGTCAAAGGTAGACCCGTTCAACTAATGGCAGCGGACCCATGCAAGATTTGGTCCAACTTTCCAAGTGGAAAATCTCATTCTATTAAATATACATCTTGACATGCGgttgaacttttttttttaagcatATCCTATACAAGTTTTGTGCgagatttataaaataaaaaaaattaataaaattttttgaattattatagAGATGAAATTTGAGATTTGTAATTAAAAAACtagtattaaaattttaaacctactTCTTTTCTAGATAAGCTCATAATTAATGATAAAATAGTGTTATATtataatttgtaatttgtaatataGAAAGTtaaatgatttataatgtatgatAAAAAAAAGTTATAGAGAGGTTTTATCATTGTAAAAAGAatagtaaatttttttatttttgacgtGATTTTGATATGACATGTTGGGGGGCAACAAAAAAATATCTTCTAAAGGTTTAACTATTAAAAATATCTTAAGCATTGAATCTTAATGCATATGTAATGGAATTTATATATGAGATTTatgttataaattttttattataaacttCATCTCCACTATACCAGTGaggtttataaatttttttttataaatcaatcTCAAAATTCTAGGACCgagtttatattttaaaaaaataactttaaagagGGTTTATGCTCTTCCTCTTGATGTGCGTAAGGGTCCACTGtcctatttaatattttttaaaaattttaatttatttatatttttgttaaatattatttatttttatcaaattattatttttacataaataagtgtat
This window of the Zingiber officinale cultivar Zhangliang chromosome 3B, Zo_v1.1, whole genome shotgun sequence genome carries:
- the LOC121968432 gene encoding brassinosteroid-responsive RING protein 1-like; the protein is MRFHCDMYDAVPKPIVLFFLYLGYLRFSALVVLHFLGLYSSSEPIISPWEEHEFYFLDDNDAAARDSPPMSKLVPASPLKIKRQLRVVEFGSLGWRSHVDEDNEPTCVICLGNLAAQDKVRKLQNGTHGFHVECIDRWVDAGQASCPLCRADLLPAKEDDKWRSFLGRQR